The segment ATACGATTAATAGTTGGAAATTGATTAAATAATGTTAGCATATATACAAATActagttattttaaaaatgttaacacAAGTtaccaatttaaaattaatatacgtTACATTAAAATTTAAGCGATCTATTTCTCTTTTTAATCAGCCCTTCTCTCCAACCATcgattattaaaatataatgacgtcgaattgtttagactttgatGATAAATTCCCCAAAAACCAGTCGATGTCACATAAAACGAAAATGCGAATATCATGGAGACACTCTGCAAAGGTCTGACACAACCGACTACATACAACCTACCGCGCTCTCTAGAACTGTCCAGGGGTAAATGGAAGAGGCACTGGGGGTCCAATGGGGATCAGGTTGACCCTAGGGCGACGTTGGAACAGAGAGAACGGGCCGCGGCGACGTTGAGGAGGGGGGAGAAGGATTATGGGCGGTGGTCTCATGATGGTCATTGGTCGTCTGCTAATGTTTCTGGTCACTCCGCGTGCACCGGGAACAATGGGGGTAGGACCTGCCATGTAGTAGTTTCTGTTTGCTTGATATGGGCCAACGGAGGGTGCAACCGCTCCTTGTCCAGTCATCTGGCCAGCACTGTTAGAAAGGCCCATGCCTTGGTCTAGACCTGAGCTTGGGATTTCTCCAAAAGACCCACTGGGATTTCCAAATCCAGAACCGACATCCATACCTCCCATACCCATGGATCCCATGCCGCCATCGGAAGATCCCATACCCATGGATCCCATGCCGCCATCGAAAGATCCCATACCCATGGATCCCATGCCGCTATCGACAGATCTCATACCCATGGATCCCATGCCGCTATCGACGGATCCCATACTTCCAAAGCTGGTGCCACCAAGAGATCCCATGGAGGAGGGATTCTGGTTTAATCCAGATCCTAAACCCCCAGACTGTCTGCCAAAGGCCGTGTTTTGGTTACCGAGACCAAAGTCCATACCACCGGAAGGCTCCATAATCATATTCTGGTCCGAGAGAGCTCCAGAAAGTCTTCCACTGTTGGATCCCAGGGAATTTCGGTTTTGATAGAGTCCAGCTCTCTGGAGATCAGGCGCATTTGGAACTGGCGGGGGAAAGTCGCTAAAGTTTACAGAGGGAAGATCGCCGCCGCCTGTCAGCTGCCCATGGTTCAGGGCGAAGCAGGCAGcgaaaattacaaaacacagAGTAATAGGTATCATAATAGGTGTCGGAGCAGTATGTATGGTGTGAAAAAGTTGCTGAACGCTGCGACTTATATAGAGAGTCAGGGCAACTTGCACTAGTTAACTTAGGACGGCTGAATTTCTACTGACGATTTTTCAGGCCTGTCTACCAATAGACTGAGAGCGCCTTCTTGTTCGTAACACCTCATTTGTCCCCCGGGGTAGGCACACTGAAGCTCAAAGTCCAACACCGATGCAAAACATTGtggttaatcagaaaaaaaacagGTTGTATAGACGAATATCCAACATTATACACAGTTATGAGAgaataaaagtatataaataccCAGTCAGCTTTGTTATACTTTTGTAACAACTCCAGTAAATAAGAACTCCTTCTTGTATGTATATAGGTGAcatcatattttcattatttattttgcgTCATAATTAATTCTATGccttcctattttttttttttttgttattttctttggTAATTGAGATTGCAGGAACTGGACAAGGATAGACGTACTGACTGAACTGTTATTTGTATCACAAATATACATTCCTTTTGACATAGACTTGACATTTACCGTGTACTGGTATTTTCTAGCTTAGTTTATTTACTTACCGAAGTTTCGGGCGCTCCTCTGTTTTTCAGTTGGTGTACATGTAAGATGGAGACGACAAAAACTTATGAAAGTCTTGACGAAGCGAACTCAGGTTTTTGTCATTCATGTCTCCACGGATCTTAGTTCTTGTTCTTCTGAAGATTTTCCCATCGTAGTAAACCCTCTCTCTTTCCCCCGGTTGAAGAGGCCCGCGTTTCTCGAAACTGTTCTCAAAGACGACGCCATTATCCAAAGGGCTATCGTCTACTCTTGATTCTAAGTTCAAACTGTTACTGTTTGAACCTCCAAGTCGATACTTCAATGGCAAATTCTTGGTCAAATCTAGCGGTCCAACAACGCCTTTCATAAGCTGGTTTCCATTTTCACTGTGGGTGAGGAAATCTCTCTGAAATGGAATGCGAATTAAATTTTCTGGATTATCAAAGGTTCCAACGATAAATGGCCATTTAGTGTGACTTTGTCTCTGAACTGTTCTACCAGCAACAAAAGGTATATTTCTGATGGCTTGGCTAAGTCTTGCATTTGGGCCAAATTTAGACGTTCGAAACTTGGAAATATCCGTTCTTGCATTCGACCAAGTCGCTGGAACAAAATGTTGGTAAACGTTGGAAATCGAATTCTTCTCAAAGGTCAGCGGTTGTCGTTGGTAGCCAAAAACATGTGGATAAAGAGACTGGAATGGTTGTTGCAAGGAGTTAAACGGCTCCATTATAcgataattcaaaaaatttcttctttcgTTTAAAAAGCCCCGACGGTAATTCAGAAGTCGTGGGGTCATTGTCTTAAGTTGGTCGTTGACAGCCCTAGCAAGAGGTCCCAAATTCTTGAAATTCTTCATCGAAGAGTctgcatgtatttgttttacacCCGTTTCGAATTTGTTGTTCCAGTTTGGAAACAAGATTCGTCTGCGGACTATGAGTTTCGGTGTCTGACCGATACCCTGTTGTGAATGCACGCTACACGTCcagaaaattaacaaaaaggaaaaaatcgCCTGCTCGTGTGCAGCAACCATGCTTAAGATGTAGTCCAACGCTTTAATTCTATGTTATGGCCGGATTGCAATATTTATTTAGTACatacatatacacatgtatataacattttggGGTCAAATGATTTATTCGCTTCGCATGGTCATTAGTACCTGGGGGAGTGTCATCCCAGCTAATTAACATATACGGGTGTCATTTAATTGGTGGACGGGGGGATAAGATTATTGTTGTTTAGCATTAAGCTTTCGCCAATGGACAAATATCAGAAGCAGGTGTACACATACAGGTTAACTACCTAGAGTTCATAATGAAGTCaataacaaattaattaggattCCAAGTCCGCATTAGTTTTTGATAGAAATTGTCAGGTATACTAGGGATTAAAGGTAATATGTTTTGATATTACCACCAATAAGCGCGGTGATTAATTAAAGATGGTGAATCGATTGCATGCCTTCTTGGccaaaaaatatgattaatgcGTTTTATTTCCCTTTTCCCGTTTTACAAAGTGCACACACGACATCGATATGGCTCGAATACATTATTATTGGTTCTCTTTGAACACAAAATACCCGATGgcagaaacaaaaaataattaagtaatGTGGTTGCACAAAAAGTTTAGATATTATTGGAAGACTGTCTCGGTGACTCATCAAATAGCGATGTTTACCGcattttatctacatgtacatatacgaTCAAATACCGATGGCAACGATTTGCTAATTACACATGCGTCTCAAGACTTCATCTTAGGAAAGTTCGATGACCAAGTTAGAGAGAGCCTTTTAATCTCCGAGTTTATCATTGTTTTAAtcagtttataatattttggttattcaCGAACGTGAagtttgcaaataaaatatcCTCCTCCTCACACCCAAAAAgcggtatttaaaaaaataatgtagtTTTCTGCAATCATACCTCatttgaatcctgaggtatttataaatatcaaacaattaagccaaacgtgaatccaaaatatcttggcacagagtataatatataatataatgaaGTACTGATTTTCTTAAAGATAATGTATAAAAACCCAAAAAgcggtatttaaaaaaaataatgtagtTTTCTGCAATCATGAATGAAATGCCCAGACGTTTGTCTGGGCATTTCGTTATTTCATTGCtttagaaaatcttaaaaaatatttatttaaaaaaatacaacattgtATGTATTGAATAAATTGAAAGATATAGCTtatgaagtgaaaaaaaatcatgtaattatatacattttgcAATGggattaaattatttgatttgtgTAATGACTTTGCATGCAACCCAAAAAAGCATTCAATTACATGGATACctttaaaaaactgaaatacGTTTTTGAACTTATACAATTAACAATTGGCAgttaaaaaagattattatttatcgatgaatttggaaataaaatttataaattttgatatgtatttgCATAAGACttgaaaaaattaagacatCCTATAAACTGAGCATTGTAAATTTGAATCTTTTGTAGTAGAGACTTGATATTTGATGCTGAAGGAGTCTTAACATTCTTTAATTACATACATCTTTGCCAATGTTTTCCTGTCCactccgcccccccccccctaaaccCGGTGATCTTTGCTATGAAAATAGTCAAGGTTCCGCTCCCCATAAatccttggctagcgaagatgtataTGAATAGGCGCaaacatatttcaaattgaTGTCAAAAGTCAATATAATGATGTCATCGAAACTCACACTATGCTGTAGTTATAGTTTTGCTAACGCAAGGTCAAATATGTTttatcatcataattatttcgtgcagtctgtgatttttctgAGGTTGCTGAAGTTGATCGTTAAACTATACAATAGTTAGGACTGGATCGTGTAGACATTCAGTCCGTCAGTTTCTATACATTTTCGCtggccaagggtttctgatccgcgtGCCGCTCCTCACGAAGTGAGgagcggtgcggatcagaaacccttgactagCGAAGATGGTTTCGTTACAGGTGTgaattgcaataatttttcgtaagaaatagagggaatcatatttagtggaaataaatataaactttcGTAATTCCGCTACCATATGTGTGTTCTATTTCTTATCACATATATACAAGtcgatttattttaatatattttaaaaacatttatgacCTTTATGAACAACTTTGCAAACAGTTGTATCTAATCTGAAGCAGTAATTATTAACAGTTTAAACAATGCATATTCCAATTTCAAAAGTTCAAATAATTCACTCTTTTCACCGACTATGGGAATAATATATATTGGCACTGTCGTGCGCATATCTAAAAGATGTATGGATATTGGGTATAAAAATCCAACTTCTTAATTAAATtcgcataaaaaaaattaccactCAACCCCGGGCAAAGAAAATTACCTCTTTGACCCCTCCCCAAGGGAATTCAGTTTTTGGGGTCTGTGCACTCTGCATTTTGTTGACATGCACTTCATTCATTTTACACAAATTCCCTATCTACAACTGTACGTCATTGATAATTCGAACAAAgggattatttttcaattttgtaagATGAATATTCTGATATAACTGTCCTccccatgtaaaaaattaataaaatgtgaAAGCTACATATTCGGAAATAGTTATTCCTaccaataattttgaattttctttagtCATACAATATTTTTACCTTCAAATGAAAGAGAGTTCCAAAGATGAACGAAAACAGGTAAACTCCTTCATTTAAAGACATTATCTGATATATATTATCTCATTCATAATATTTGTCTTCATtctattgataaaattattttaaagtatacATATTTCCACAATTAACGATATTTAGTCATTAATTAAACACCCAACACAGCAACTCACCCATATTTTATATGTGTCAGATGATAATCATTGATCTGTAAATGACATAAGAAACCACGTCAGTTTTTCTTTGCTCTAGATGATATCTTTGATtcctaaattaaaatttaaaaaaagtcatcCCAATATTGGTTACATATATAggctttaatttattttacaagtgTATTTTGCGTACTATGATTTTTAAAGACTGTAccactatagtctgtcccaagatatttatgctgcacatttggacgatttttaataaagatacacttacctgtgaaagaagtgcaattgaaatagttgaaagggatattttataatatcattgacacattatcatctttcactcggaaaaattcacaggaacgaaaacagattccttacggagatttataatggggaatgtttacatcttttctccattcggaatacactcggaatacatcgcgcaatatttcaacgttatcatccgggcttgctgcaatgcaaaatctccgtagacatcacattttttagcattatattgaaacctgataagccaacaggggcgttttgactgagaaatcttggaaatttttcatactttcatacttttgaatgagcatcatttgaatcctgaggtatttataaatgtcaaacaattaagccaaacgtgaatccaaaatatcttgggacagagtataatatataatataatgaaGTACTGATTTTCTTAAagataatgtataaaaatatcaatttaaaatcaatatgacAAGGTTATTAGAAACTAAAACATTTATCTTGCTATACATGCTATATTtacaaacgaaaataaaaaaaagaatttaaaagcTTATTGGGAGCGCAGCACAAAGTACCAGCAAGCAATGTGAGCACTAATGACAACGCCTAGGTGAACAGAAAATTTGAACTATTGCTTCCTTTGACAGAATGAATTTTCTGTTGTGTGAATTGTAcccaaaaattcaatgtaaattgcATATGCCAACACTGTCATGTTCTTGTGAGAATAGGTAAaaccataattttaagaatatcatgcaaaataaagataattgaAACATTCTGCTAATTATAACAAAGGGTTTGCaactatttgttttaatctcttTACTTGGCAAATTATTTGGAGCATTGTGACTTTGACGGAAATTGTTGTTGAGCAATGTCTGCTTTACTTACGTGACGTCACAGTGTCTAGACTGAGCATGCGACCTTTAGCTTAATGAATAGATTAAAATATGT is part of the Magallana gigas chromosome 3, xbMagGiga1.1, whole genome shotgun sequence genome and harbors:
- the LOC105327512 gene encoding uncharacterized protein; this translates as MIPITLCFVIFAACFALNHGQLTGGGDLPSVNFSDFPPPVPNAPDLQRAGLYQNRNSLGSNSGRLSGALSDQNMIMEPSGGMDFGLGNQNTAFGRQSGGLGSGLNQNPSSMGSLGGTSFGSMGSVDSGMGSMGMRSVDSGMGSMGMGSFDGGMGSMGMGSSDGGMGSMGMGGMDVGSGFGNPSGSFGEIPSSGLDQGMGLSNSAGQMTGQGAVAPSVGPYQANRNYYMAGPTPIVPGARGVTRNISRRPMTIMRPPPIILLPPPQRRRGPFSLFQRRPRVNLIPIGPPVPLPFTPGQF